In Nicotiana tabacum cultivar K326 chromosome 21, ASM71507v2, whole genome shotgun sequence, one DNA window encodes the following:
- the LOC142175143 gene encoding uncharacterized protein LOC142175143 translates to MEHQLEDDNNPLQIPPPAHVEEQFDEVAPRPTNRILKDYARPDRFNCESSVRKPPVAANNFEIRTGLIQTIQQSCIYNGDLSDDPHSHLIDFLELVEIAKYNGVPPEVIKLRLFPFSLKGEAKTWLRSLSQGSITKWDQMTQKFLNKYFSPAKTKKLRQDISNFLHTDTESVYQVWERLKTICSCRRLGKTTEEALQLLNEISENAIQWPSERVIIKKSATVNQVDALNTLTQQIVSLAQKLESFQPYPFRSPLAQKHPGFQWSNANGAENSQNYQKQQVQSPPRYQNQNHRQQNFRPYQQATPYQQRPQQGHPSLDDLLYKYIKVTDEKIESQNSALKNLEIQLNQLATLVSEKIQGPLPSDTEKNPKEHLKAIALRSGMTLDEPYANKQEKNQSEQQVGKGEKGEIPSQPSEEKEAKKKEEKNTKNLSSFPVTIPFPQKMKREKLDNQFAKFLEILKQIHINIPFTDALLQMPSYLSSKRKLEEVSVVMLTEKCSAILQNKLSQKLGDPGSFTIPCTLGGVYIEKALFDSEASINLMPISIFKNLDLGEMKDTSVSLQFADQTTKIPKGIIENTILAKGRAIIDVHQGQLILRVDEERAIFDMQKILRFSEDDTSSSCFSIDMINNLIEEFKDDQLISDSMERCLAKSGTIHDEDPTIRSDAKLLEKDYEEGDMQLEEVQPKIELKTLPSNLKYVFLSMNYFQ, encoded by the exons ATGGAGCACCAATTAGAAGATGATAACAATCCATTACAAATTCCACCACCAGCTCATGTAGAGGAGCAGTTTGATGAAGTGGCGCCAAGACCAACAAATAGAATCCTAAAGGATTATGCTAGACCTGATCGCTTTAACTGTGAATCTAGTGTCAGGAAACCTCCAGTAGCAGCCAATAACTTTGAAATCAGGACAGGCCTGATTCAAACAATTCAACAATCTTGCATTTACAATGGTGATCTAAGTGATGATCCACATAGTCATTTAATTGACTTTTTAGAATTGGTTGAAATTGCAAAGTATAATGGAGTACCTCCTGAAGTAATTAAGTTAaggctatttcctttttctttaaaaggaGAGGCCAAAACTTGGTTACGAAGTTTGTCGCAAGGGTCTATTACCAAATGGGACCAAATGACTCagaaatttttaaataaatatttttccccTGCTAAAACAAAAAAGTTAAGACAGGATATATCTAACTTCTTGCATACTGACACTGAGTCAGTTTATCAAGTTTGGGAAAGATTGAAAACAAT ATGCAGCTGTAGGAGGCTGGGAAAAACCACAGAAGAAGCATTGCAATTGCTTAATGAAATTTCTGAAAATGCCATACAGTGGCCATCTGAGCGTGTAATCATTAAGAAATCTGCTACAGTAAATCAGGTGGATGCTTTAAATACACTAACACAACAGATTGTTTCTTTGGCACAAAAATTGGAATCTTTTCAG CCGTATCCTTTTAGAAGTCCATTAGCACAAAAACATCCAGGATTTCAATGGAGCAATGCAAATGGTGCTGAAAACTCTCAAAACTACCAAAAGCAACAGGTACAGAGTCCACCCAgatatcaaaatcaaaatcatagACAACAAAATTTCAGGCCTTATCAGCAAGCAACTCCATATCAGCAAAGGCCTCAACAAGGCCATCCAAGTCTTGATGACCTTTTGTACAAGTACATTAAGGTTACTGATGAAAAAATTGAAAGTCAAAATTCAGCTCTAAAAAATCTTGAAATTCAGTTAAACCAATTGGCAACTCTTGTGTCTGAAAAGATTCAAGGTCCTTTACCAAGCGATAcagagaaaaatccaaaagaacACCTTAAGGCCATTGCTTTAAGGTCAGGTATGACTCTTGATGAACCCTATgcaaacaaacaagaaaagaatcaatcaGAACAACAGGTAGGCAAGGGTGAGAAGGGTGAGATACCCTCTCAACCATCAGAAGAGAAAGAAgccaagaaaaaagaagaaaaaaatactaaaaatttgTCTTCTTTCCCTGTTACAATTCCTTTCCCACAAAAgatgaaaagagaaaaacttgATAATCAATTTGCAaagtttttggagattttaaaacaaattcacATTAACATTCCTTTTACTGATGCTTTATTGCAAATGCCTTCATATTTATCAAGCAAaagaaaattggaagaagtttcTGTGGTAATGCTTACTGAAAAATGCagtgctatacttcaaaataaacTATCACAAAAACTCGGTGACCCAGGTAGTTTTACCATTCCATGTACTCTGGGAGGAGTATACATTGAAAAAGCACTTTTTGATTCTGAAGCTTCAATAAATTTGATGccaatttctatttttaaaaatttagatCTTGGTGAAATGAAAGACACAAGTGTTTCACTACAATTTGCTGATCAAACTACTAAGATACCAAAGGGAATAATTGAAAAT ACCATTCTTGCAAAAGGCAGGGCAATCATAGATGTCCATCAAGGACAACTAATTTTaagagttgatgaagaaagagctatttttgatatgcaaaagatactaAGATTCTCAGAAGATGATACATCATCTTCATGCTTTTCAATTGACATGATTAATAATCTTATAGAAGAATTCAAAGATGATCAATTAATTTCTGACTCAATGGAAAGATGTTTGGCAAAATCTGGCACCATACACGATGAAGATCCGACTATCAGAAGTGATGCAAAATTATTGGAAAAAGATTATGAGGAAGGGGACATGCAATTAGAAGAAGTTCAAccaaaaattgaactcaaaactCTCCCTTCTAATTTGAAATATGTCTTTTTGAGCATGAATTATTTCCAGTAA
- the LOC142175141 gene encoding uncharacterized protein LOC142175141 — protein METYAKSYDMKVWHVIKKGELPLPQAKKDKTTESQVSSDPLDLDDYIDAQAVVVKVSAKAKNLLHNAISDEEYEKISSNKIANEVWDKLEVTCDGTNKVKETRINLLIHDYELFQMKDRELVEEMFSPFNKIVRDLKSFGRPVKMRNKLGNTQKLTYSLATQSHCTRVSRSC, from the coding sequence ATGGAAACTTATGCAAAGTCGTATGACATGAAAGTCTGGCACGTCATCAAGAAAGGGGAGCTCCCCTTACCACAAGCAAAAAAGGACAAAACTACTGAAAGCCAAGTATCATCTGATCCACTAGACTTAGATGACTATATTGACGCACAAGCTGTTGTGGTGAAGGTAAGTGCTAAAGCCAAGAACCTTCTGCATAATGCAATAAgcgatgaagaatatgaaaagatCTCAAGCAATAAAATCGCAAACGAAGTGTGGGACAAGCTAGAAGTTACCTGTGATGGAACAAACAAAGTCAAAGAAACAAGAATAAATCTATTAATTCATGACTATGAACTATTTCAAATGAAGGACAGAGAATTAGTGGAAGAGATGTTTTCTCCATTCAACAAAATTGTTAGAGATCTGAAATCTTTTGGTAGACCAGTAAAAATGAGAAACAAGTTAGGAAATACTCAGAAGCTTACCTACAGCCTGGCAACGCAAAGTCATTGCACTAGAGTGTCAAGATCTTGTTAA
- the LOC142175142 gene encoding uncharacterized protein LOC142175142, translated as MIKDAHQWVKGCNECQRTGNIFRLHEMPMNPIQEVEVSDVWGIDFMGPFVISFGNKYILVAVDYVSKWEKAVALPTNDARVVVGFLKKKIFTRFGTPRAIISGGGIQSSF; from the coding sequence ATGATTAAGGATGCACATCAATGGGTGAAGGGCTGTAATGAATGTCAGCGAACCGGGAACATTTTTCGTctccatgagatgcccatgaacccaattcaagaggttgaaGTGTCCGATGTCTGGGGGATAGACTTCATGGGCCCCTTTGTGATCTCCTTTGgaaataagtacatacttgttgctgtagattacgtgtccaaatgggagAAAGCTGTAGCACTTCCCACcaatgatgcaagagtggtggtggggtttttgaagaagaagatatTCACTCGTTTTGGGACCCCGAGAGCTATTATCAGTGGCGGGGGCATCCAATCAAGCTTTTGA